GAACGTAAAACGGCATGATCATCGGCTAAGATAATACGGATCTTATTTATAATAACACTCCCTCCTTATTATCAGAGTAGAAAGTTTTTCTAATACTGTAACATATATATATATCGGAGTAAACCTATTAACTTATTGTAATTGCTCTGTTTCCAACGATTAAAAGAATAAAATTATAGCATATAATGGAAATATAAACGTTTTGAGTTATTGTCCACTGAGAGGAAACATGCTACTATAATAATAGGTAAATTTCTATGGAATTTCGTGGTTTTATAATTATAGATGGCATCTTAAAGGAGACAGATATAATATGAATATTTTTGATGTAATAGGTCCAGTTATGATTGGCCCCTCTAGTTCTCATACTGCAGGTGCAGTTCGTTTAGGGAATTTGGCATTATCAATTTTAGGGGAAGATGTAAAAGAGGCTGTGATTGGCTTACACGGTTCCTTTGCCCAAACCTATCGAGGTCACGGTACTGACGTGGCTTTGGTAGCTGGACTGCAAGGATGGGCGACAGATGATGAACGTATTCCAAAATCATTTGAGGTTGCAAAGGATGCAGGTATTGCCATTTCTTTTAAAACCATTCAGTTAGGTGACTTTGCTCATCCCAATTCCGTTCGATTTTGGTTAACGGGTGTTAGAGGGAACCAGTGTGTAGTGACAGGAAAGTCAATTGGCGGGGGGCGTGTTGTTATTACGAGTATAGACGATTTTCCCGTAGAATTTAGTGGAGATTTCCCTACTATTTTAACAATGCACTACGATCGCCCTGGTGCCATTGCTATAGTGACCAGTATTTTATCTACGCAAGGTGTAAATGTTGCGCAGATGAAGGTGTTCCGGAAAGAAAAGGGTGGTTTGGCAGCGATGATTGTGGAAACAGATCAACCCATTGATGATAGGACTTATGAAGGGATTGGCAAATTACCTCATATTCAATCGGTGCGACGCATCCAATTGGTATAATAACTGTAGATGTAATAAATTTTAAAATGGTAGAGGTGAAATAAAGTGGAAGAGAAATTATCCTTGCAGGAATGGATTAAATTAGCAACACAAGATCATCAGAGTTTCGGTGATTTTTGCATAGCAGCTCAAGTTAAACAGTTAGAAATAGAAGAAGCAGTATTGATGGGGCGTATGGAAGAAATGTTACAGGTTATGCAACAATCCATCGAGATGGGGTTGACAGGGGTAAAATCTATGGGAGGCTTGGTTGGCGGTAATGGAAAAAAGATAGAATCTTATCGCGAGGCATTTGCGGATAAGAGTATTGTAGGTAGTGCGATGTCTAAGGCCATTATGATCGCTTTGGCTGTAGGAGAGGCAAATGCTTCCATGGGGCGTATTGTTGCCGTACCAACTGCTGGTGCTAGTGGTACTTTGCCCGCGGTGCTCTTTTCTTTGGCTGAAGCCCGAAATTTTAGTATGGCAGAGCTTGCCAAGGCTTTAGTTGTAGCAGGAGCGATTGGTATGGTAATTGCTTCACGAGCTTCTTTATCAGGAGCAGAGGGGGGCTGTCAAGCTGAGTGTGGATCGGCAGCGGCTATGGCGGCTGGTGCCGCGGTAGAATTATATGGTGGTACTCCGAATCAAGTTGGGCAAGCAGTGGCCATGACGTTAAAAAATATGTTGGGATTGGTCTGTGACCCTGTAGCAGGTTTAGTGGAAGTACCTTGTGTAAAGCGCAATGCAGGTGCGGCAGCGCAAGCAATGGTAGCTGCTGAAATGGCATTAGCAGGTGTCGAGAGTGTAATACCCGTGGATGAAGTGATTGATGCGATGGCGTCAGTTGGTAATAGTATGTCTTGTTCATTAAAAGAAACGGCGCAAGGCGGATTGGCTGTATCACCGACAGGCTTAGCGTGGGCTGAGAAGCTGTTTGCTAAGTAGCAGCTGGAGGGAAAGCAAAGTCTACTTGCATAAAAGCATTAGCAAAAGACTCATAATGAGATAAGAAAGTTGTTATAATTTCTTATTTCGTAAAAAAATATATTATACAGATTATTCTAACTTCTTTAATCATTTTTTATGTTATACTATACTTATTATAGCTTAGTATGATAAGGTGGTGAGCTAATGATTGCAGGAGATTTGTATCTTATAATGCTGTTATTGTTTAGCACAGGCATATTGTCGGCTTTTTTCACTAGAAGGAATGTGAAATACACAAATTATATTGCACATAGTATAGCGCTCATGGGGTGTGCCATGGCTATACTATGTGCAATTTTTGTTTTTGTTCAGGGGGAATTTAAATTTACTTTGCCTGTGTTGCTGCCCTTTGGCGAAATGATAATCAAGGTGGATGGTTTGTCAGCATTTTTTCTATTCGTTGTTGGAGTGGTTGGAGTAGCTACGAGCTTATATGCCTACGGGTATAGTCGTGAATATGAAGAGTGCCGGTTGCCGCTGATGGCAGGTTTGTACAATGCATTTTTATTATCCATTGTATTAGTATTAACAGTCCAGCATGTAGCTGCTTTTATAATTGCTTGGGAATTGATGAGCATAGTATCCTTTTTCTTGGTCAATCATGAATATGAAAAAAAAGTGAATACAAGGTCGGCTTATATTTATATATTAATGAC
This region of Pelosinus sp. IPA-1 genomic DNA includes:
- the sdaAA gene encoding L-serine ammonia-lyase, iron-sulfur-dependent, subunit alpha, producing the protein MEEKLSLQEWIKLATQDHQSFGDFCIAAQVKQLEIEEAVLMGRMEEMLQVMQQSIEMGLTGVKSMGGLVGGNGKKIESYREAFADKSIVGSAMSKAIMIALAVGEANASMGRIVAVPTAGASGTLPAVLFSLAEARNFSMAELAKALVVAGAIGMVIASRASLSGAEGGCQAECGSAAAMAAGAAVELYGGTPNQVGQAVAMTLKNMLGLVCDPVAGLVEVPCVKRNAGAAAQAMVAAEMALAGVESVIPVDEVIDAMASVGNSMSCSLKETAQGGLAVSPTGLAWAEKLFAK
- the sdaAB gene encoding L-serine ammonia-lyase, iron-sulfur-dependent subunit beta; translated protein: MNIFDVIGPVMIGPSSSHTAGAVRLGNLALSILGEDVKEAVIGLHGSFAQTYRGHGTDVALVAGLQGWATDDERIPKSFEVAKDAGIAISFKTIQLGDFAHPNSVRFWLTGVRGNQCVVTGKSIGGGRVVITSIDDFPVEFSGDFPTILTMHYDRPGAIAIVTSILSTQGVNVAQMKVFRKEKGGLAAMIVETDQPIDDRTYEGIGKLPHIQSVRRIQLV